From a region of the Drosophila ananassae strain 14024-0371.13 chromosome XL, ASM1763931v2, whole genome shotgun sequence genome:
- the LOC6503620 gene encoding protein FraH, protein MSDKKPLIQKNRKPRFPKRIQASVRCRSFCHHHKHDTIYRRRPRSMEVPQEAQPVLPTTTPIPPPREPFSFSYGFGATPIPVPVPIPVPVPIPVPVPPRQTISIPDGDEQNSQLFPGEFKDCVYYEKPK, encoded by the exons ATGTCCGACAAGAAGCCTCTAATTCAAAAGAATCGCAAACCCAGATTCCCAAAGCGTATCCAGGCCTCTGTAAGGTGTCGCTCCTTCTGCCACCATCACAAACATGATACCATCTACCGCAGACGTCCCAGGTCAA TGGAGGTGCCGCAAGAAGCTCAGCCAGTCTTGCCAACCACTACTCCTATTCCCCCTCCAAGGGAGCCGTTCTCTTTCTCCTATGGTTTCGGAGCTACTCcaatcccagtcccagtcccaatcccagtcccagtcccaatcccagtcccagtcccaccAAGGCAAACTATCTCTATTCCGGATGGTGATGAGCAGAACTCTCAACTCTTCCCTGGCGAGTTCAAGGACTGTGTCTACTACGAGAAACCCAAATAA
- the LOC6504031 gene encoding uncharacterized protein LOC6504031 isoform X2 produces MENNNNRVAPDDDEMEALNRIFRPHHRFRLRPELDVNCSTDNGLFTEDVRRSDWRLRNVRSIHQMASPPKVKAKRKALKSSTKTRPKKSGKTSLRSEKARLKMALKKTIYRQLLERLRSSNKKARTRTKHTKPSTRPVRPPTKLKPPTKLKPPTKQVKKPTKPPARQAPDDRYSLYPFLINTSGDGVQDESSTMFGAPLMPKFGLFNIVGQDKELENRVLLIPKEYDARDMPGTSRNTAQRRGRRESPSELLICANGAGSNHSSEVDSGLYSLLSANVTPSEVQLVLDHRLNKPSNSKTGPC; encoded by the exons ATGGAGAACAATAACAACCGAGTAGCACCCGATGACGATGAGATGGAGGCTTTGAATCGCATCTTCCGGCCACATCACCGCTTTCGGCTCAGACCCGAGCTGGATGTGAACTGCTCCACGGACAATGGGCTCTTCACGGAGGACGTACGCCGATCCGATTGGCGTCTGAGGAACGTCAGGTCGATCCACCAGATGGCCTCTCCCCCCAAGGTGAAGGCCAAGCGGAAGGCCCTCAAATCTTCAACGAAGACCCGTCCGAAGAAGAGCGGCAAGACCAGTCTGAGGAGCGAGAAGGCCAGACTGAAGATGGCCCTGAAGAAGACCATCTATCGCCAGTTACTGGAGCGGCTGAGGAGCTCAAATAAGAAGGCACGGACCCGCACCAAGCACACAAAGCCTTCGACTAGGCCAGTAAGACCTCCGACTAAGCTAAAGCCACCGACTAAGCTTAAGCCACCGACTAAGCAGGTGAAGAAGCCAACTAAGCCTCCAGCAAGGCAAGCACCCGACGACCGGTACTCCCTGTACCCTTTCCTGATCAACACCTCCGGAGATGGTGTCCAAGACGAGTCCAGCACCATGTTCGGAGCCCCACTGATGCCGAAGTTCGGACTCTTCAATATAGTCGGCCAGGACAAGGAGTTGGAAAACAGGGTTCTATTGATACCGAAGGAGTACGATGCCAGGGACATGCCAGGGACTTCGAGGAACACGGCCCAGCGAAGAGGTCGGAGGGAATCGCCTTCAGAACTCCTTATATGTGCCAATGGTGCTGGGTCCAATCATTCCTCTGAAGTCGATTCAGGGCTGTACTCCCTCCTGTCGGCCAACGTAACGCCCAGTGAGGTGCAACTGGTACTCGATCATCGTTTAAACAAGCCATCTAATAGCAAAACAG GTCCTTGTTGA
- the LOC6504031 gene encoding uncharacterized protein LOC6504031 isoform X1: MENNNNRVAPDDDEMEALNRIFRPHHRFRLRPELDVNCSTDNGLFTEDVRRSDWRLRNVRSIHQMASPPKVKAKRKALKSSTKTRPKKSGKTSLRSEKARLKMALKKTIYRQLLERLRSSNKKARTRTKHTKPSTRPVRPPTKLKPPTKLKPPTKQVKKPTKPPARQAPDDRYSLYPFLINTSGDGVQDESSTMFGAPLMPKFGLFNIVGQDKELENRVLLIPKEYDARDMPGTSRNTAQRRGRRESPSELLICANGAGSNHSSEVDSGLYSLLSANVTPSEVQLVLDHRLNKPSNSKTVSGPC; this comes from the exons ATGGAGAACAATAACAACCGAGTAGCACCCGATGACGATGAGATGGAGGCTTTGAATCGCATCTTCCGGCCACATCACCGCTTTCGGCTCAGACCCGAGCTGGATGTGAACTGCTCCACGGACAATGGGCTCTTCACGGAGGACGTACGCCGATCCGATTGGCGTCTGAGGAACGTCAGGTCGATCCACCAGATGGCCTCTCCCCCCAAGGTGAAGGCCAAGCGGAAGGCCCTCAAATCTTCAACGAAGACCCGTCCGAAGAAGAGCGGCAAGACCAGTCTGAGGAGCGAGAAGGCCAGACTGAAGATGGCCCTGAAGAAGACCATCTATCGCCAGTTACTGGAGCGGCTGAGGAGCTCAAATAAGAAGGCACGGACCCGCACCAAGCACACAAAGCCTTCGACTAGGCCAGTAAGACCTCCGACTAAGCTAAAGCCACCGACTAAGCTTAAGCCACCGACTAAGCAGGTGAAGAAGCCAACTAAGCCTCCAGCAAGGCAAGCACCCGACGACCGGTACTCCCTGTACCCTTTCCTGATCAACACCTCCGGAGATGGTGTCCAAGACGAGTCCAGCACCATGTTCGGAGCCCCACTGATGCCGAAGTTCGGACTCTTCAATATAGTCGGCCAGGACAAGGAGTTGGAAAACAGGGTTCTATTGATACCGAAGGAGTACGATGCCAGGGACATGCCAGGGACTTCGAGGAACACGGCCCAGCGAAGAGGTCGGAGGGAATCGCCTTCAGAACTCCTTATATGTGCCAATGGTGCTGGGTCCAATCATTCCTCTGAAGTCGATTCAGGGCTGTACTCCCTCCTGTCGGCCAACGTAACGCCCAGTGAGGTGCAACTGGTACTCGATCATCGTTTAAACAAGCCATCTAATAGCAAAACAG TTTCAGGTCCTTGTTGA